The window ggatgaatatatccagtagatcataacctttgcagagatatgttacatggcctaTCTaccataaaacatattccagttatgtcatatttacaggCATGAGACTATTTCTATAAAGAATTATGCGGTGCAATGTCACACTCTATTTCATGGAGTATAAAgtataggaaataaataaaattaacaaaagaatCAGAAGGGAGCTGGCCTGCTCGGAGATACTTTGTTGCAAAatctgcagagatgctgcagagatcttgagtgttaaccaccagtttggggaatatcctcctttttgcagcctgccctgaccatggcattttcagtgaggactgcCCCAGGCACCTCCAGGTCACAGGAGGCACAGAAACCAGGAGGAGGAGTTATGAGCATGACTCTTAGAGGGGGCATAGTGTTGCCTCGGCACAGACCTGGGGTCACAGACTTTGGATAGAGAGATtgctgattgtttgttttttctagtgGTGTTCAGgaagcaggactttgtgtacattacTATTTAGATTAACCAGGGAACACATTTCTTTGTTGAAGAGAGACAAGTTTGCcagcctcagtttggaacatgtattaataaaatgatgcagtgtaatcttataacttcacatacattcacaaaaaaatgtattaatatttgcgATGAGAGCATGACTATTTCTAGTTGACTCATAGATTTATTTATCATCTTAaactgagctctgtgtgcagataatatgcataaagagggatagttttgtgaactgcagaagtcTGTAGCATGCTGTGGTTTCCTCTTCAGCTCCTCTGGTCATCATGTGGTCTCCATCAAGCAAAATGAGTGAACCTATCTTTTCTACTTTGGGAAGTAACCTCGCAATGGAAGGACGTaagataccatggtgattggcatGCTATAAATAGCGAGATAATCTGGAGTACTCTAACATGTCTTACAGGTTTTACATTCCACCTACTGGGGCCAGAGCAATGAGGTGATTCTGAAACCAGGAATAACTGAGAAGATATCAGCTACAGCCAGAAACAATTACTATGTTTCACCTGTATCTAACTTTCTGATCCTTTGATTCCAAATTTGTTGCTCAGGCTGGTTAAACATTTTTCttgagaagttttttttttttttaataggaaattgGATTTTCCTTTaactattttttccaaaaaaatatcTTTTCCCTGGAAATTATAAGCTTTCCATCAAAACACCAAACTCCTCTCCTCCCTAAACCATGGATGTGGGACTCTGGTGATGTTCCAGTGCACttcagcaagaggagagaccatcatgcatcatgggggatgtagtccaacctgggaactggCCCATGGAAGAGATTGGTGGTGTGTGGTATCTGCGGAACTCCCGTGCTACTTCCAAGTCAATGCATTAAGTTTTTAGCTAAAAGATTttggtctacacacacacacaaaaaaacctctgTGGATCAGCTCTTCACAGTACACAgcttgcactgaaaacagcaggatTAAATATACTCCAAACCTCATACTCTGTAACTCTGGCAGAAATTTCAtcatttaataacacagtaaGAAAGAGCAGGTcaaattaatccccagggcaCCAATTACACTGACGGTAGTTTTGGTTCACTGAATGCATTAATTCAGTGTTGtgtctctctgagctcaggtattcccagttgcttcaggaATCATGTCCCATAGATCAAACATCTCAGTATAAAACTTCCCGAATGCTCCAAAGAGGCAGTTTCTGTCGATGAGGAAACACGAACacatctctctctgtcttctcagcaggtacgtgctattgtcctgaattacagtcacacacacacacacagagacaccatggggatcagcagctattgaattccagacctccagcaccaaaagcctcagccccaactccgaccccttcagctaaaggagTGAACTGCTGGGTTGGAAAAAAAAGGCAATTACctagtcactgaagccagggTTTCCTATGATGACTCTGGGTTTTCTTACACGCTCCAGTAAATGCCAAACAGCTTAATTAGCACAGTGAGGAGCTTTACCCCAAACCGACATGCCAAGCCATAGTGGtccccttgcccaaagagggtGGAAAGATTGACACTCCTTTACTCTCAACCCTTCTTTAGCTATGGAATAATCCCTTCAGACTGATTCTCTCCCAGCAGAGTCACAAGTCCCAGTTTTCTGTTCGGAGtagtgaacaggagtgtttgtgtgtggggcaTGATTAACCTGCATGTTAttgtgtttgcacagtgtctGAATTTTATCAaacacctggaatgaccagctgtgaaTATCTGGATCTTTGTACAAAGCCCTTTCCAGAGTGGGTCCTGATGTCCATTGAGAAACTtatctccatttatcttcacttacTTCATTACAGAGACGGGACAGGTTTTCCGCACCATCCACCTGACCACATCTATGTAGCAGCCTGATCTCTGTTGAAAGGTGATGGAAGAGGGAAATCACTCAGaggtgactgagttcattctctcaggactgactAATCGTCCGGAGCTTCAGGTCCCCCTGTTTGCGgtgttcctactgatttatggtatcaccctggtggggaatggggggatgatcttgttaatcacaATTGATCCCCAGCTCCACACCCctatgtactttttcctcaggaatttgtcttttTGTGACCTCTGCATTTCCTTGATAATTTCCCCTCCaatgctgctgaatttcttagcCGACAGGAAAAGCATTTCTTATACATCCTGTGCTGTGCAAATGTCTTTCTCTATCGTTTTTGCAGATGTTGAGTGCCTCTTGCTGACTGTGATGGcatatgaccgttatgtggccatctgtaacccgctgctctatacggtcaccatgtccaggcagctttgtaaacagctggtggctggggtcTACACTGTGGGAGTGGTGGATTCATTGATAATCACATGTTGTAtatttcagctgtcattctgcagctccaacatcatcaatcatttcttctgtgacgtcCTCCCACTGTTGGTgctctcctgttctgacacccgcatcaatgagattgtgatgtTTGCTTCCATGAGCTGCATTCAAGTGATcagctttgtgactgtcctcctctcctatgtctatatcatctccaccatcctgcagataCGCTCTCCTGAGGGCCGGCACAAACCCTTCTCCACCTGTACTTTCCACTTGAATTCTGTGGTCCTGTATTTTGGCACCCTCTtcttcatgtatttacgtcccacctccagctattccatggacacagacaaagtgacctcagtgttttacatgctattgatccccatgttgaatcccctcatctacagcctgaggaacatgGAGGTGAAGGATGCCCTGAGGAAAGCATTGAATAAACTCCTAACCAATTTTTGAATCTGTTTAGTGGTGGGGAATGGAAATAGGTGAATTCAATTCCCCGCCCATTACAAAGTAATTTCGCAGAGCACGTGGGAGTATTGTTCTTTattgtattgttattattatttttttttctattcctaCAAGGTCtgcaggccccaactgagatcagtcGACAAAACATGGGAAGCATGACAGGGCCAGCGAGAGACAATGATTTTATAAGCTGGTGGCTCGGGGCATCCACCTAGAGGGTGAAATGTTCAACTTCACATCTCAGGACATTGGTTGGCAGTTCCAAAGgtgtttctgtgacccaaccagTTACACAGAGTTTTAGGAATAAAATtaggaataaaattgcaaaaagtgtgtgtgtgtgtgtgtgggctgaGGGAGGATAGCACAAGAACCCATGGACTTCAATTGCAGTAAGggtagtttaggttggacgttaggaaacaGATCCCAACAGTGAGGGTGCCTATGCACTGGAATAACTGGCCTTGgaagtttgtggaatctccactttggagatttttaagagtaggttagagaaacacctgtcagggatgttctagataatactcagttcttctgtgagtgcaggggactggactagatgacttctcaaggtcccttccagtgctatgattctatgatcacacaaGGAGCCCTGCACTGTGAGGAGGGGGGACGCCAgccagagcactgggcagggcaATAGACACACATCTGCCAACACTTGATATTCagctccactgtaacccccaccacatgcacacacagagtgtctaatgca of the Eretmochelys imbricata isolate rEreImb1 chromosome 6, rEreImb1.hap1, whole genome shotgun sequence genome contains:
- the LOC144266700 gene encoding olfactory receptor 5W2-like; the protein is MEEGNHSEVTEFILSGLTNRPELQVPLFAVFLLIYGITLVGNGGMILLITIDPQLHTPMYFFLRNLSFCDLCISLIISPPMLLNFLADRKSISYTSCAVQMSFSIVFADVECLLLTVMAYDRYVAICNPLLYTVTMSRQLCKQLVAGVYTVGVVDSLIITCCIFQLSFCSSNIINHFFCDVLPLLVLSCSDTRINEIVMFASMSCIQVISFVTVLLSYVYIISTILQIRSPEGRHKPFSTCTFHLNSVVLYFGTLFFMYLRPTSSYSMDTDKVTSVFYMLLIPMLNPLIYSLRNMEVKDALRKALNKLLTNF